The following proteins come from a genomic window of Corallococcus sp. NCRR:
- a CDS encoding MFS transporter, whose product MKGTFHSLRGYNYRTWAAGALVSNVGTWMQRTAQDWLVLTQLTHNNATAVGVVMALQFAPPLLFLPLTGFAADHFDRRKLLFATQAALGALALGLGLLTLSGHIRLWHVDVFAFLLGCVTAFDAPARQTFVSELVGEEDLANAVALNSTSFHAARMLGPAIAGLLISAVGSGWMFVLNAASFGAVLLSLSLLRASELHVRDRALHKRGSLMEGFVYVWKRPDLVAVLSMFFLIGTFGLNFPIFISTMSVRVFGKGAGGYGLLTSIMAIGSVTGALLSARRAQPRIGLLVTGAAVFGAGLTLAALMPAYALFGVMLVVIGVSAQTFTTTANSLVQLSTEPSMRGRVLAILLAIALGGTPLGAPIVGWVADTFGPRQALGVGAAAGFVAALIGLRYRAKAAATSSPG is encoded by the coding sequence AGCTCACCCACAACAACGCCACGGCCGTGGGCGTGGTCATGGCGCTCCAGTTCGCGCCGCCGCTGTTGTTCCTCCCACTGACGGGCTTCGCGGCGGACCACTTCGACCGGCGCAAGCTCCTGTTCGCCACGCAGGCGGCGCTGGGCGCGCTGGCGCTGGGCCTGGGGCTGCTCACGCTCTCCGGGCACATCCGGCTGTGGCACGTGGACGTATTCGCGTTCCTCCTGGGGTGCGTCACCGCGTTCGACGCCCCCGCGCGCCAGACGTTCGTCTCGGAGCTGGTGGGCGAGGAGGACCTCGCCAACGCCGTGGCGCTCAACTCCACCTCGTTCCACGCCGCGCGCATGCTGGGCCCCGCCATCGCGGGCCTGCTCATCTCCGCCGTGGGCTCCGGGTGGATGTTCGTCCTCAACGCGGCCTCGTTCGGCGCCGTGCTCCTTTCCCTGAGCCTGCTTCGCGCGAGCGAACTGCACGTGAGGGACCGGGCGCTCCACAAGCGCGGGAGCCTGATGGAGGGCTTCGTCTACGTCTGGAAGCGGCCGGACCTGGTGGCGGTGCTGAGCATGTTCTTCCTCATCGGAACCTTCGGCCTCAACTTCCCCATCTTCATCTCCACCATGTCCGTGCGCGTCTTCGGCAAAGGCGCCGGCGGCTACGGGCTGCTCACGTCCATCATGGCCATCGGCTCGGTGACGGGCGCGCTGCTCTCCGCCCGGCGCGCGCAGCCGCGCATCGGCCTGCTGGTGACGGGGGCCGCGGTCTTCGGAGCGGGGCTCACGCTCGCGGCGCTGATGCCGGCCTATGCCCTCTTCGGCGTCATGCTCGTGGTCATCGGCGTGTCCGCGCAGACCTTCACCACCACCGCGAACAGCCTGGTGCAGCTGTCCACCGAGCCGTCCATGCGCGGGCGCGTGCTCGCCATCCTCCTGGCCATCGCGCTGGGCGGCACGCCCCTGGGGGCCCCCATCGTCGGGTGGGTCGCGGACACGTTCGGTCCGCGTCAGGCGCTGGGCGTGGGCGCCGCGGCGGGCTTCGTCGCGGCACTCATCGGCCTGCGCTACCGCGCGAAGGCGGCGGCTACTTCTTCTCCAGGATGA
- a CDS encoding SAM-dependent methyltransferase, translating into MDVNELARVPGVNPQVPDAARIYDYTLGGTHNFEADRQAAEYMFSLLPSTRKWVRMLRACLQGAAKRLSAEGFTHWVDFASGLPTNDHVHGVLPPDVKVLYSDINPLTMAQARVLLGNDPRVRYLECDIRQAKSFLERPDVRDFLGGERKVALGANGITVFLKAEENRKFFRDLYDWAAPGSRLFTTFETKDPSKTTPQWEQFVGMFQKMGESFELFSLPEYLELCKPWTPGPGGVQPVSRFLGLPDDYITEEDRQGVGIEFYAVILEKK; encoded by the coding sequence ATGGATGTGAACGAGCTGGCCCGCGTGCCGGGCGTGAATCCCCAGGTTCCCGACGCTGCACGCATCTACGACTACACGCTGGGCGGCACCCACAACTTCGAGGCGGACCGGCAGGCGGCGGAGTACATGTTCTCGCTGCTGCCCTCCACGCGGAAGTGGGTGCGGATGCTGCGCGCGTGCCTCCAGGGCGCGGCGAAGCGGCTGTCCGCGGAGGGCTTCACGCACTGGGTGGACTTCGCGTCCGGCCTGCCCACCAACGACCACGTGCACGGCGTGCTGCCGCCGGACGTGAAGGTGCTCTATTCGGACATCAACCCGCTGACGATGGCGCAGGCGCGCGTGCTGTTGGGCAACGACCCGCGCGTGCGCTACCTGGAGTGCGACATCCGCCAGGCGAAGTCCTTCCTGGAGCGCCCGGACGTGCGCGACTTCCTGGGCGGCGAGCGCAAGGTGGCCCTGGGCGCCAACGGCATCACCGTGTTCCTGAAGGCGGAGGAGAACCGGAAGTTCTTCCGCGACCTCTACGACTGGGCCGCGCCGGGCTCCCGGCTCTTCACCACCTTCGAGACGAAGGACCCCTCGAAGACGACGCCCCAGTGGGAGCAGTTCGTGGGCATGTTCCAGAAGATGGGGGAGAGCTTCGAGCTGTTCTCCCTGCCGGAGTACCTGGAGCTCTGCAAGCCGTGGACGCCGGGCCCTGGCGGCGTGCAGCCCGTGAGCCGGTTCCTGGGGCTGCCGGATGATTACATCACCGAGGAGGACCGGCAGGGCGTGGGCATCGAGTTCTACGCGGTCATCCTGGAGAAGAAGTAG
- a CDS encoding ATP adenylyltransferase family protein, with protein MNAAPLTPAALWPRTLDVTRHALETGALQPIATEARTVPVAGTEFQVRVLGRVALKERKRPAPSNAEPFNPFANPEPDLVLGDVGPAHVCLLNKFNVVEHHLLLVTRAFESQDALLTPADFDALSTCLEGLDGLAFYNAGETAGASQRHKHLQLVPPLGPDRLRAPVEALLPVLPGPGRVVAAESLPFAHLLAGLGPWGAPGQGARMLAAYRLLRDALGLAEGAPYNLLVTRDWMLLVPRAQAEHLGVNVNALGFAGSLLVRTPEQFDAVAALGPLELLRQVAGVAP; from the coding sequence GTGAACGCCGCACCGCTGACGCCCGCCGCCCTGTGGCCCCGCACGCTGGACGTCACCCGCCACGCGCTGGAGACCGGGGCGCTCCAGCCCATCGCCACGGAGGCGCGCACGGTGCCGGTGGCGGGCACGGAGTTCCAGGTGCGCGTGCTGGGGCGGGTGGCGCTCAAGGAGCGCAAGCGGCCGGCGCCGTCCAACGCCGAGCCCTTCAACCCGTTCGCGAACCCGGAGCCGGACCTGGTGCTGGGGGACGTGGGGCCCGCGCACGTGTGCCTGCTCAACAAGTTCAACGTCGTGGAGCATCACCTGCTGTTGGTGACGCGAGCCTTCGAGTCGCAGGACGCGCTGCTGACGCCCGCGGACTTCGACGCGCTCTCCACGTGCCTGGAGGGGCTGGACGGGCTGGCCTTCTACAACGCGGGCGAGACGGCCGGCGCGAGCCAGCGCCACAAGCACCTGCAGCTGGTGCCGCCGCTGGGGCCGGACCGGCTGCGCGCGCCCGTGGAGGCGCTCCTCCCCGTGCTGCCAGGACCGGGCCGCGTGGTGGCCGCGGAGTCGCTGCCGTTCGCGCACCTCCTGGCGGGGCTGGGGCCGTGGGGCGCGCCGGGGCAGGGCGCGCGGATGCTGGCGGCGTACCGGCTCCTGCGGGACGCGCTGGGCCTGGCGGAGGGCGCGCCGTACAACCTGCTCGTCACCCGGGACTGGATGCTGCTGGTGCCTCGCGCCCAGGCGGAGCACCTGGGCGTCAACGTCAACGCGCTGGGCTTCGCGGGGTCTCTGCTGGTGCGCACGCCCGAGCAGTTCGACGCGGTCGCCGCGCTGGGGCCGCTGGAATTGCTGCGCCAGGTCGCGGGCGTCGCTCCGTAG
- a CDS encoding DUF2378 family protein yields the protein MATAEKLVFPTIVEGLFVRGLSGKVPFALKEQLRKEGLDLDRPLQPAYSLDTWTRCVALTAKTLHPDQPDAVAWRMLGERMIDGYRDTMVGRALLGVLRLIGPKRMLMRAQHSFRSGNNYTEVAITERGEREADLWLNEPGLLRYFKQGVMLATVRAASGPATQVDVVQFDDDSVTYRVSWGAPGS from the coding sequence ATGGCCACCGCCGAGAAACTCGTATTCCCGACCATCGTCGAAGGACTCTTCGTCCGGGGACTTTCCGGGAAGGTGCCCTTCGCCCTCAAGGAGCAGCTGCGCAAGGAGGGGCTGGACCTGGACCGGCCCCTGCAGCCGGCGTACTCGCTGGACACGTGGACGCGCTGCGTGGCGCTGACGGCGAAGACGCTGCATCCGGACCAGCCGGACGCGGTGGCGTGGCGGATGCTCGGCGAGCGGATGATTGACGGCTACCGCGACACGATGGTGGGCCGGGCGCTGTTGGGCGTGCTGCGGCTCATCGGGCCCAAGCGGATGCTGATGCGCGCGCAGCACAGCTTCCGCAGCGGCAACAACTACACCGAGGTGGCCATCACCGAGCGCGGCGAGCGCGAGGCGGACCTGTGGCTCAACGAGCCCGGCCTGCTGCGCTACTTCAAGCAGGGCGTGATGCTGGCCACGGTGCGCGCCGCCAGCGGTCCGGCCACGCAGGTGGACGTGGTCCAGTTCGACGATGACAGCGTCACCTACCGCGTGTCCTGGGGCGCCCCGGGATCCTGA
- a CDS encoding FUSC family protein: MRHRLRRHLRSFLRVEPGRPALWAGIRAAVATALPLCLSLLTTVPQAGWAGLTALLVTLADKGGSYRVRARVMGVVTVLGALVGLLAAPAGYTYVMDATLLLVGVTAANFARCYGETAGSVGGQLAVIFVVSLGAPAASPREAMLRGAALLLGGLWAMALSLLLWPLRPYRPARQAVAQVYAELAIAAEDLERATRDGATAEEWAEGLKRHARIRPDIERAREVLAATRRGRPDETRRGEHLLVLVELVEPMVALLSALAEAMQVVGRDPHLHATRERVIKLCEAFGAMDRWVSRALRQERNEGMREPPRLALRPRRRQPARMAAPPVRQSAEGPLSTHVATLLDRLREHAGVAHETASGLLFGDPVSPRGRGTVGGPRQTPGFSLWQPIRDHLHPDSVVLRHALRTGMVATAALGLTRALQVGDAHWVSLVVISILQPYAGSTEERVLQRTLGTLLGASLAALIATLVHTPPMMIGVISVLTAISVALLPLNFGAFQVLLTPDYLLMATLSSGDWTVASQRSLGVLIAGALALVGSWTLWPSPERRRFPDAAASALRADGKYLQQLATHRSGTEPAVNEERRLLDQALLEAESSFQRLMTEYRGPPGHLEPGMALLTYARRFALAVTALGTGRFEGRTTSVLPQQLAQRASDSLELLARALQERREPPPLPALALPRTSDDPVLGALLERVPRQLGILHGAVARISEDPSLR, translated from the coding sequence ATGCGCCACCGACTGCGGAGACACCTCCGGTCGTTCCTCCGGGTGGAGCCCGGACGACCGGCCCTGTGGGCGGGCATCCGGGCCGCCGTCGCCACCGCCCTGCCCCTGTGTTTGTCGCTGCTGACCACCGTGCCCCAGGCCGGCTGGGCGGGCCTCACGGCGCTGCTCGTCACGCTCGCGGACAAGGGCGGCTCCTACCGCGTGCGGGCGCGCGTCATGGGCGTGGTGACGGTGCTGGGGGCGCTGGTCGGCCTGCTCGCCGCGCCCGCGGGCTACACTTACGTGATGGACGCTACGCTGCTGCTCGTGGGCGTCACGGCGGCGAACTTCGCGCGCTGCTACGGCGAGACCGCGGGCTCCGTGGGCGGGCAGTTGGCCGTCATCTTCGTCGTGTCGCTGGGCGCGCCCGCCGCTTCGCCACGAGAGGCGATGCTGCGAGGCGCGGCGCTGCTGCTGGGCGGCCTGTGGGCGATGGCGCTGTCCCTGCTCTTGTGGCCGCTCAGGCCCTATCGCCCCGCGCGCCAGGCGGTGGCGCAGGTGTACGCGGAGCTGGCCATCGCCGCGGAGGACCTGGAGAGGGCCACGCGGGACGGCGCCACGGCCGAGGAGTGGGCGGAGGGGCTGAAGCGCCACGCGCGGATCCGTCCGGACATCGAACGGGCGCGGGAGGTGCTCGCGGCCACGCGGCGCGGGAGGCCGGACGAGACCAGGCGCGGCGAGCACCTGCTGGTGCTGGTGGAGCTGGTGGAGCCCATGGTGGCGCTGCTCAGCGCGCTGGCGGAGGCGATGCAGGTGGTGGGGCGCGACCCGCACCTGCACGCGACGCGCGAGCGGGTCATCAAGCTGTGCGAGGCCTTCGGCGCGATGGACCGATGGGTGTCACGGGCGCTGCGGCAGGAGCGCAACGAGGGCATGCGCGAGCCGCCCCGGCTGGCGCTGAGGCCCCGCCGCCGGCAGCCCGCGAGGATGGCCGCGCCGCCGGTGCGGCAGAGCGCGGAGGGGCCGCTGTCCACGCACGTCGCCACGCTGCTGGACCGGCTGCGTGAGCACGCGGGCGTGGCGCACGAGACGGCGTCGGGCCTGCTCTTCGGGGACCCGGTGTCGCCGCGAGGCCGGGGCACGGTGGGCGGCCCCAGGCAGACGCCAGGGTTCTCCCTGTGGCAGCCGATTCGCGACCACCTGCACCCGGACTCGGTGGTGCTGCGGCACGCGCTGCGCACGGGGATGGTGGCCACGGCGGCGCTGGGGCTGACGCGGGCGTTGCAGGTGGGCGACGCGCACTGGGTGAGCCTCGTGGTCATCTCCATCCTCCAGCCCTACGCGGGCAGCACGGAGGAGCGCGTGCTGCAGCGCACGCTGGGGACGCTGCTGGGCGCGAGCCTGGCGGCGCTCATCGCGACGCTGGTGCACACGCCGCCCATGATGATTGGCGTCATCAGCGTGCTGACGGCCATCTCCGTGGCGCTGCTGCCGCTGAACTTCGGCGCGTTCCAGGTCCTGCTCACGCCGGACTATCTCCTGATGGCCACGCTCAGCTCCGGGGACTGGACGGTGGCGTCGCAGCGCTCGCTGGGCGTGCTCATCGCGGGGGCGCTGGCGCTGGTGGGCTCCTGGACGCTGTGGCCCAGCCCGGAGCGCCGCCGATTCCCGGACGCGGCGGCCTCCGCCCTGCGCGCGGACGGGAAGTACCTGCAACAGCTGGCCACGCACCGCAGCGGCACGGAGCCCGCGGTGAACGAGGAGCGCCGCCTCCTGGACCAGGCGCTGCTGGAGGCGGAGTCGTCCTTCCAGCGGCTGATGACGGAGTACCGGGGCCCGCCCGGGCACCTGGAGCCGGGCATGGCGCTGCTCACCTACGCGCGCAGGTTCGCGCTGGCGGTGACGGCGCTGGGCACGGGGCGCTTCGAGGGAAGGACGACGTCGGTGTTGCCACAGCAACTGGCGCAGCGGGCCAGCGACAGCCTGGAGCTGCTCGCCCGCGCGTTGCAGGAGCGGCGCGAGCCCCCTCCCCTACCGGCCCTGGCGCTGCCACGCACGAGCGACGACCCCGTGCTGGGCGCGCTCCTGGAGCGCGTGCCCCGGCAGCTGGGCATCCTGCACGGCGCGGTGGCGCGGATCAGCGAGGACCCGTCGCTGCGCTGA
- a CDS encoding energy transducer TonB — translation MRWKWLFLSLLLGFTGCAHSGVPTLPASHGHLMSAMEDVQSKRGLPSTGLWNLSVEDEVASRPPLKLDPAQAPRVFEEAVKTLRGTPGEDAVLSALRDISAACAAELAEACAFWSGAFAPPEPISPAAFRYPEAFLRQGAFAFMVFQCRIGTDGQVRDCTVVEGARLPGIEENLAALQAARYRPATLSGHPVSVDYTFNVRFVPQGITLNRHQEMDWARLRVRQNPASRSAWLNLARELAKHAPEDPLYPQAVARAWFLAPRSGWAASEAAWQLVQSGQYAPALSAVRPFLRRSHNPYVLETAAAAQFGLKQCTAALAEQQKAVELLPAEWPAPERERFQRKLQDYQSACAPSASATP, via the coding sequence ATGCGTTGGAAATGGCTGTTCCTGTCCCTTTTGCTTGGATTCACGGGATGTGCCCATTCGGGCGTCCCGACCCTGCCCGCGAGTCATGGCCACCTGATGTCCGCGATGGAGGACGTCCAATCGAAGAGGGGCCTCCCGTCGACGGGACTCTGGAACCTCTCGGTAGAGGACGAGGTCGCCTCGCGGCCGCCGCTCAAACTGGATCCAGCACAGGCGCCTCGCGTCTTCGAGGAGGCGGTCAAGACGCTGCGGGGCACCCCCGGAGAGGATGCGGTCCTCAGCGCACTTCGGGACATCTCGGCCGCGTGTGCAGCGGAGCTCGCTGAAGCTTGCGCGTTCTGGTCCGGAGCGTTCGCCCCGCCGGAGCCGATCTCGCCGGCGGCCTTCAGGTATCCCGAGGCGTTTCTCAGGCAAGGTGCGTTCGCATTCATGGTCTTCCAGTGCCGCATCGGCACGGATGGCCAGGTGCGTGACTGCACGGTCGTGGAAGGGGCTCGGCTTCCCGGCATCGAGGAGAACCTCGCGGCGCTTCAAGCGGCTCGATACCGTCCCGCGACCCTCTCGGGGCACCCCGTGAGTGTCGACTACACCTTCAATGTGCGCTTCGTGCCGCAGGGGATCACGTTGAACAGGCACCAAGAGATGGACTGGGCCCGGCTGCGGGTCCGCCAGAATCCCGCGAGCCGTTCGGCATGGCTCAACCTCGCCCGGGAGCTCGCGAAGCATGCTCCAGAGGATCCGCTCTATCCCCAGGCCGTCGCCCGCGCCTGGTTCCTGGCGCCCAGGAGTGGGTGGGCCGCCAGCGAGGCCGCGTGGCAGCTCGTGCAGTCAGGCCAGTACGCGCCGGCCCTCAGCGCGGTGCGTCCCTTCCTGCGCCGCAGCCACAATCCCTATGTGCTGGAGACCGCCGCCGCCGCGCAGTTCGGGTTGAAGCAGTGCACCGCCGCGCTTGCCGAACAACAGAAGGCCGTGGAGCTGCTGCCCGCGGAGTGGCCCGCGCCGGAGAGGGAGCGCTTCCAGCGCAAGCTTCAGGACTACCAGTCCGCCTGCGCTCCTTCCGCGTCGGCGACTCCCTGA
- a CDS encoding glycoside hydrolase family 2 TIM barrel-domain containing protein produces MATARPVAVGILLLTALLVPTGTVEARAAILKAGEGWRLEVDGQPYVAKGVTFSGTGGPANFDKDCERLRAIGVNTLRTWGTGEETAALLDAAHKHGLRVLVGLWLRPGRAGMENDDAFDYVRDAKGREAQLQATLAQVRRFKDHPAVLAWGVGNEVILNSPDEPSKVAYARFLEKVVRAVKKADSAHPVLSVDAWTLGVPFWEKYVPSLDAYGLNVYGRGIHALADAVKQAGGRKPWFITEFGAQGEWEVPKDARGVPQEPGDGEKYDVIVDGWRNALAPHVQAGRCLGLFVFNYSAALDHGGLWLGMLSGTSTRPAWHAVREAYTGVKPVPALPVPVRLEVRGVEKDWATVAFDVTSTTPLEVSFAYNFRGAATRAERDRVTVLESRKGITPGTWRVRLPVVTGAIKLYALAKDGAGNLVAATTSVAAPAAP; encoded by the coding sequence ATGGCCACTGCCCGTCCTGTCGCTGTTGGCATCCTGCTGTTGACCGCGCTCCTCGTGCCAACGGGGACCGTGGAGGCGCGCGCTGCCATCCTGAAGGCAGGGGAGGGATGGAGGCTGGAGGTGGATGGCCAGCCCTATGTGGCGAAGGGCGTCACGTTCAGTGGCACCGGTGGGCCCGCGAACTTCGACAAGGATTGCGAGCGGCTGCGCGCCATTGGCGTGAACACACTGCGCACCTGGGGCACTGGCGAGGAGACGGCCGCGCTGCTCGATGCCGCGCACAAGCATGGCCTGCGCGTGCTCGTGGGCCTATGGCTGCGGCCGGGCCGCGCGGGCATGGAGAATGACGACGCCTTCGACTACGTGCGTGACGCCAAGGGCCGTGAGGCGCAGCTCCAGGCCACGCTCGCGCAGGTGCGCCGCTTCAAGGACCATCCGGCGGTGCTCGCCTGGGGCGTGGGCAATGAGGTCATCCTCAATTCGCCGGATGAACCATCGAAGGTCGCCTACGCGCGCTTCCTGGAGAAGGTCGTCCGCGCGGTGAAGAAAGCGGACTCCGCGCACCCGGTGCTGTCCGTGGATGCCTGGACGCTGGGCGTCCCGTTCTGGGAGAAGTACGTGCCCTCGCTGGATGCGTATGGCTTGAATGTCTACGGCCGGGGCATCCACGCGCTGGCGGACGCGGTGAAGCAGGCCGGTGGGCGCAAGCCGTGGTTCATCACGGAGTTCGGCGCGCAGGGGGAATGGGAGGTCCCCAAGGACGCTCGCGGCGTGCCCCAGGAGCCGGGTGACGGAGAGAAGTACGACGTCATCGTGGACGGCTGGCGCAACGCGCTCGCTCCGCACGTCCAGGCAGGCCGGTGTCTGGGATTGTTCGTCTTCAACTACAGCGCCGCGCTGGACCACGGAGGACTGTGGTTGGGGATGCTGTCCGGCACCTCCACGCGGCCGGCATGGCACGCGGTGCGGGAGGCGTACACGGGCGTGAAGCCAGTGCCCGCGCTGCCCGTGCCGGTGCGCCTGGAGGTCCGGGGCGTGGAGAAAGACTGGGCGACCGTGGCCTTCGACGTCACCTCCACCACTCCGCTGGAGGTCTCCTTCGCTTACAACTTCCGGGGCGCGGCGACCCGGGCGGAGCGGGACCGCGTGACGGTGCTGGAGTCCCGGAAGGGGATCACTCCCGGTACGTGGCGGGTGCGCCTGCCAGTCGTGACGGGCGCCATCAAGCTGTATGCCCTGGCGAAGGACGGGGCGGGGAACCTGGTCGCGGCCACGACGTCCGTGGCGGCTCCCGCGGCTCCCTGA
- a CDS encoding SDR family oxidoreductase: MRVFVTGGTGFIGSALIPELKRAGHEVLGLARSEAAAQALTAAGAKVHRGDLDDPNSLRSGAALADGVIHAGFEPDFSRFGAASEADRRAIETFGAVLTGSDRPLVITSGTAVIQPGRVATEDNASIFSSTEVPRAATEETATALAERGVRASVVRVSLVYGEGDRGLHILPTLIRLAREKGVSAYVGQGDNHWPTVHVRDIATLYRLALEKGTAGTRYHGVAENVVTFREIAAVIAKRLGVPLVSKSPEAAVEHFGAYAMFASMNGQVSSQLTRERLGWHPTHPSLLEDLKRGSYFRS, from the coding sequence ATGCGAGTATTCGTTACCGGAGGTACGGGTTTCATTGGCTCCGCCCTCATCCCCGAGCTCAAGAGGGCCGGGCACGAGGTGCTCGGCCTCGCACGGTCCGAGGCGGCGGCACAGGCGTTGACCGCGGCGGGCGCGAAGGTGCACCGAGGGGACCTTGATGATCCGAACAGCCTGCGGAGCGGCGCCGCGCTCGCCGACGGCGTGATTCATGCTGGCTTCGAGCCCGATTTCTCGCGCTTCGGGGCAGCCTCCGAGGCCGACCGGCGAGCCATTGAGACCTTTGGGGCCGTGCTCACTGGCTCGGACCGGCCCCTGGTCATTACCTCCGGAACCGCCGTCATCCAGCCCGGTCGCGTCGCCACCGAGGACAACGCGTCCATATTCAGCTCCACCGAGGTTCCCCGCGCCGCCACCGAGGAGACGGCGACCGCCCTGGCGGAGCGAGGCGTGCGCGCATCGGTGGTGCGCGTCTCGCTCGTCTACGGCGAGGGCGACCGCGGCCTGCACATCCTTCCGACGCTGATCAGGCTCGCGCGCGAAAAGGGCGTCTCGGCCTACGTGGGCCAGGGCGACAACCACTGGCCCACCGTGCACGTCCGCGACATCGCCACGCTGTATCGACTCGCGCTCGAAAAGGGTACAGCGGGCACCCGCTACCACGGAGTGGCCGAGAACGTCGTCACGTTCCGGGAGATCGCTGCCGTCATCGCGAAGCGCCTCGGCGTCCCCCTGGTCTCCAAGTCTCCAGAGGCAGCGGTAGAGCACTTCGGAGCGTATGCGATGTTCGCCAGCATGAATGGCCAGGTGTCGAGTCAGCTGACGCGAGAGCGTCTGGGTTGGCACCCGACCCATCCGTCTCTGCTGGAAGATCTCAAGCGGGGGAGCTACTTCAGGAGCTGA
- a CDS encoding AraC family transcriptional regulator, which produces MPRAPLVRGGCELQQSTSEPERAVPVTPDSASDPFADILRLIKASSVMSGGFSARGDWALRFPSLGRLKLAAVARGTCLLQLDGQKRCVRLEEGDVVFLPGQRGFVLASNLSIPPKDARRMTDGFAGIRDGEEPECVVLSGVVSPHPSSGSLLSEVLPALVHVRGASPEAAPIQWLLEQILEERRGVRPGRAVSSELLAQLLFVQALRAHLGGTGQLPSGWLRAIRDERIAPTLRLMHGDPGHKWTLGELAKASAMSRTGFATHFKAVAGVAPLSYLTRWRMRLAQRALREDPVTISQLAASLGYASESAFSNAFKRVTGSAPRHYRHMAHGHASTPPEDRDLELGPCTPARRRTSGRIPVP; this is translated from the coding sequence ATGCCGCGTGCGCCCTTGGTCCGGGGCGGCTGCGAACTCCAGCAATCGACGAGCGAGCCCGAGCGCGCTGTCCCCGTCACGCCCGACAGCGCGAGCGACCCTTTCGCCGACATCCTGCGGCTGATCAAGGCGAGCTCCGTGATGTCCGGCGGCTTCTCCGCCCGAGGGGACTGGGCGCTCCGCTTCCCATCGCTCGGTCGACTCAAGCTCGCGGCCGTCGCGCGGGGCACCTGTTTGCTTCAGCTCGACGGACAGAAACGCTGCGTCCGGCTCGAGGAGGGGGATGTCGTCTTCTTGCCGGGGCAGCGGGGGTTCGTGCTCGCCAGCAATCTCTCCATTCCGCCGAAAGACGCACGGCGAATGACAGACGGTTTCGCGGGAATCAGAGACGGCGAAGAGCCCGAGTGCGTGGTGCTCTCGGGGGTCGTGTCGCCCCACCCGTCGAGCGGTTCCCTCCTGTCGGAGGTGCTCCCCGCGCTGGTCCACGTGCGCGGAGCCTCACCCGAAGCGGCGCCGATTCAATGGCTCCTCGAGCAAATCCTCGAGGAGCGCAGGGGCGTGCGCCCGGGGAGGGCTGTCTCCTCGGAGCTGCTCGCGCAGCTCCTGTTCGTCCAGGCGCTGCGTGCCCATCTGGGAGGCACCGGCCAACTGCCGTCGGGCTGGCTCCGCGCCATCCGCGACGAGCGAATCGCCCCCACCCTCCGGCTCATGCACGGCGATCCGGGACACAAGTGGACCCTCGGCGAGCTGGCCAAGGCCTCCGCCATGTCGCGGACCGGCTTCGCCACGCACTTCAAGGCGGTCGCCGGCGTGGCACCCCTCTCGTATCTCACGCGGTGGCGGATGCGGCTCGCCCAGCGGGCCCTGCGCGAAGACCCGGTCACCATCAGCCAGCTCGCGGCCTCGCTCGGCTATGCCTCCGAGAGTGCCTTCAGCAACGCGTTCAAGCGAGTGACGGGCAGCGCGCCACGCCATTACCGACATATGGCTCACGGTCATGCATCGACGCCGCCCGAGGACCGCGACCTGGAACTGGGGCCGTGCACACCCGCGAGGAGACGCACTTCGGGGCGTATCCCTGTTCCATGA